A single genomic interval of Gossypium raimondii isolate GPD5lz chromosome 11, ASM2569854v1, whole genome shotgun sequence harbors:
- the LOC105803033 gene encoding autophagy-related protein 18a, with amino-acid sequence MATLSASPSPNPNPNFRSPTDQTDHDPESLPHMELHPSSDQDPTPNSNPNFHAVLPTPPEAIAPAAAAAPSLLHISFNQDHGCFAAGIDHGFRIYNCDPFREIFRRDFDRGGGIGVVEMLFRCNILALVGGGPDPQYPPNKVMIWDDHQSRCIGELSFRSEVRSVRLRRDRIVVVLEQKIFVYNFADLKLLHQIETIVNPKGLCAVSQGVGSLVLVCPGLQKGQVRVEHYASKRTKFIMAHDSRIVCFALSQDGQLLATASSKGTLVRIFNTVDGSLLQEVRRGADRAEIYSLAFSSNAQWLAVSSDKGTVHVFSLKINGGSPGIDRSQSASDPVTSPHSSLSFIKGVLPKYFSSEWSVAQFRLVEGSQYIVAFGHQKNTVVILGIDGSFYRCQFDPVNGGEMTQLEYHNFLKPEAAF; translated from the exons CCCTagccctaaccctaaccctaacttCCGTTCCCCAACAGACCAAACCGACCACGACCCGGAATCTCTACCTCACATGGAGCTTCACCCTTCTTCTGACCAGGACCCCACCCCCAACTCTAACCCTAATTTCCACGCCGTTCTTCCGACTCCACCCGAGGCGATTGCTCCTGCAGCGGCGGCAGCGCCCTCTCTTCTCCACATCTCCTTCAACCAGGACCACGGTTGCTTCGCCGCCGGGATTGATCATGGCTTCCGGATTTACAATTGCGATCCATTCCGCGAGATATTTCGCCGGGATTTCGATCGCGGGGGCGGTATTGGAGTCGTTGAGATGCTTTTCCGGTGCAATATTTTGGCTCTTGTTGGCGGTGGACCTGACCCGCAATACCCACCCAATAAGGTTATGATATGGGACGACCATCAGAGCCGATGCATCGGCGAACTTTCGTTCCGTTCCGAAGTAAGATCGGTTCGGCTTCGGAGGGATCGAATCGTAGTTGTTTTGGAACAAAAGATTTTCGTCTACAATTTCGCGGATTTGAAGCTGTTGCACCAGATTGAGACTATCGTAAATCCTAAGGGACTCTGCGCGGTTTCTCAGGGGGTTGGGTCCTTGGTTTTGGTTTGCCCTGGATTGCAAAAGGGGCAAGTTAGGGTGGAGCATTACGCCTCGAAGAGGACCAAGTTTATCATGGCTCATGATTCAAGAATTGTGTGCTTCGCGCTTTCGCAGGACGGGCAGTTGCTTGCTACCGCTAGCTCGAAAGGGACGCTGGTTCGAATTTTTAATACTGTTGATGGTAGCTTGCTGCAAGAG GTAAGAAGGGGGGCAGATAGAGCTGAAATTTATAGTTTGGCGTTCTCTTCAAATGCCCAGTGGTTAGCAGTTTCAAGTGACAAAGGCACAGTCCATGTTTTCAGCCTTAAGATTAATGGTGGATCTCCAGGTATTGACAGGTCACAAAGTGCTTCCGACCCTGTTACATCACCGCATTCCTCTCTTTCTTTTATCAAAG GTGTGTTACCCAAGTACTTCAGTTCAGAGTGGTCAGTGGCTCAATTCCGCCTGGTTGAAGGTTCTCAGTACATTGTTGCTTTTGGTCATCAAAAGAATACAGTGGTAATTCTTGGCATTGATGGAAg CTTCTACCGATGCCAATTTGACCCGGTGAATGGTGGGGAAATGACCCAGCTGGAATATCACAACTTTCTGAAGCCTGAGGCAGCTTTCTAA